The genomic segment ataaaattcattatacgcAAATGCCGCCGTAACATTTTCAATACTCtcgcgtacctacctatctataaggCTATGAACTactgattataatttaagatactGCTTGGGTACCTAAATTTATCTCCCAATATATAGATCGTAGAAACTGTATTATAACAAAGcttgatttgtatttattaaattattacttattattactaattattatttattcaaatacaatatttatagtaaaatctaataaatggtaaataaaataaatatagcgaaattaaattaatattaattttcagtgTTTTATCTTTTACGTTCAactgttaatgttatattaaaataagacaataagtaattacaaatatttttttaaataataatatgttattagtaGCTATACAtaaacctactatattataatatacttgtaatgataataataatgatctaaaatcattatttatcaaTCTGTATTTTTAGAGGTCGGGTACATTCACTgccataaaataactaatttaaaatgtatagttgtatagtaggtataatgttaacaaattgTAACGTAAAAAACAAgtgaaaaatcagtatttttaatatgtgaatTATTCGTAGTATTTAAgacaatatatttagttttagatAAATTTAGCTGTAAATTATCATTGTCTCACCAGTCTTTTACTACagacagttattttatttatatactattcgtAATAATTCATcgacaagtaaataaattatagaaacgaaacataagtttacttaaattcaatatgcttagcatttattcatgatatcacatctttatagtgcttaaagatcttatatttNNNNNNNNNNNNNNNNNNNNNNNNNNNNNNNNNNNNNNNNNNNNNNNNNNNNNNNNNNNNNNNNNNNNNNNNNNNNNNNNNNNNNNNNNNNNNNNNNNNNNNNNNNNNNNNNNNNNNNNNNNNNNNNNNNNNNNNNNNNNNNNNNNNNNNNNNNNNNNNNNNNNNNNNNNNNNNNNNNNNNNNNNNNNNNNNNNNNNNNNNNNNNNNNNNNNNNNNNNNNNNNNNNNNNNNNNNNNNNNNNNNNNNNNNNNNNNNNNNNNNNNNNNNNNNNNNNNNNNNNNNNNNNNNNNNNNNNNNNNNNNNNNNNNNNNNNNNNNNNNNNNNNNNNNNNNNNNNNNNNNNNNNNNNNNNNNNNNNNNNNNNNNNNNNNNCgcactttttcatttataatttaatttttaaacgtacaattttaatgatttttacaaaagcGCGTTCTACACAATTTTTCTGATGTTTTGGAGCTTACTAGGGTTAATTGATGTATTAGAAAATTGGTTATttcgtataacaaatttacctgAATTTTACAGTCTAAATAGGCAACTCCTGATtcgatatactatatatacacacaccactgtgcagttatttgttttactttgcTCGGGCCACGACCGTGGCACTTGATAATAAAAAGGTAACGAGcattgtaacaaaatatcaggagccttgtattaaatttttacacttgttggaccaacagataaaactttattgatattcatagaagaaaaaaataaaaaaaattgaaatattaaatattaaattgtccgtaaacagctcaaaacaagttaaaatattttgaaaattgtatcaagtataagaattaataaaataaatattcagtgaaatgttcatgtatctacagctattcgttttttaattacattcaCGGTGCTtcaaactactggaaaaattttacatttgacaccccccccaaagtaccaactagattcactttcctatctgAAAATGTCATTCTTACATTGCCCAAAATGTTCGGACATTGTGCACACTGCACAGTCCCGGCCATTGCATAACAACGTCCGATTTTCTATTTTGCAGCCCGTAaaaggtacatgacatttttactggttgtttatattaacattttctataaacaaaaaaaaattcaaaatattttgatttgttttgaattgtacGGATATATTcagtattacaatttttttagtttttttttctataaatttcaataaaatattatttgttgggtaaaaaagcttgaataaataatacaagcTCCttcaatatattgttacaatagcagtttaaaaatattgaaaatacatagttccaattttttttaaagcttttaAGATTAATTGCCTAAAtatgtcaaatttaaaattgtacgcCCCTGcctgtacctatactataataataataaataacaataaaaggtCGCGAAGATCAGCGTGAActgacaatagtcaataatacaaaatacaatctGGCGATTAGCGCACATCAACAATAATAAGAGCATAAACGGCGAATTGTGCACAATGGCAGTATATAacgaaatataacaatatgtagcGATTTGCGctcacaaaataaacaatatattatgtgtgtgtgtgtgtgtgtgtgtgtgtgtgttaggtGGTCGGTGAGTGAAACGCTATATTGTCGCGGCGGCGATAATACTAGtccaaattcatttttataaatctatgtataccaaaaaaaatatattgctttgGCATGATGATTGGAagatgtatattgttattaaaatatattgaaaaacggattggtaacaataataattattgtaagaagtattaattttttagaaagaaaaacattataatatgacttttatCACCcagtaaatcatttttaatcttaaataacTTTTACCTTTGAATCAATACCACCTTACCGTAGAATAGTCCGAATAAGTTCCTGATAACtgatataaataggtaaaagcttgaaaattatcTTAAAGTTTCAAGTGCccgagaataatatattattttttttacaacaaaataactaaaagcattcaattttgtttgaatatttaatttctttataaaaatttgtttctgATCATGCCCAAGTGCTTTCTAttacttacttaatttttttttttttattgaattgtgtgcattaggtaaatatttttaatttcaaatttctaacaaatatattgatttttaactgAACTTGTAATTCTAcggttttagtaattttaagaacacgaaacaaatataaatcattgaacaattatttttttatggattttctttccgttcataatttatattatataatcataatataatatgagtttactttttaaatcaaaacctACTCGTTAAATACAACAGATTTATGTgataaaaacatacataaatattaaacaacataataataattattattcttattataattataaataataattcagaatACTATTTCTGAATGATGgtcgttaaatattataaaattattataattaaatcaaatggGTGGTCGACAAATTGTACCAACACGTTGACTGGGAtcttaaaataaagaaaaaaaaaggtggctaagtggatgtcgctctgctgtacagtaggttacaagtgggtcactgtaatggatggtgttaaatttgaattcaatgatataatatcattgtattagaaaaacgattctgatcggagatggtatgtcagtctaggtataagacatattatctacttgtctatggtattaaaaaaaaaattgacgtatcataggtacctataataaattccaaattaatcatatcataatatctattaggtacttataagttataacgcgttatacatcaacaaaaaccgtNNNNNNNNNNNNNNNNNNNNNNNNNNNNNNNNNNNNNNNNNNNNNNNNNNAAACAAAAAATCATGATGAATATGAGAAAAACATAACCTCATACAATGCCGACATGTGgcttttgaactttgaacacttggccttttttcattaaaagtgGAGCACCGTGCTGTTCAAGTGTCAACAGAGAAGAGAGCAAAGATACAATTACAAAATGACAATATAACGAATTTGATAACATAACTTGGAGTTCTTGCCTCTGGTGAGCAAAACACAACACACCAGATAACAAGAACACATGAAAGATGATAGCAGCGATACTATCGTCACTAacatccacacacacacaccgagcCCTGTTTGCGGCGCAAacaagtatactttagaagtttcaagtacccacgaataatattatacaatcacaacaaaataactaaaatagttattctagattaaataatatgtaatttcgtccaaatttgaacttaaaatagctataaataaactgtgcctatgtattttttagattttttggtaacagaattaactacttacgtggaaccttgttttaaattttcaatccttagatataaaagttgaacattttataaatttttatctacaaaataattattcaattttaaatttgatcaattttgtcaaaatttcaacttcaaatgcttataaaaaaaattgtgcctatgtatttttgatatttttcaactgctattgtaacaatatatcaggaaccagaaaaacgattctgagcgaaatcggtcagtcagtctatgatattactaaatatattaaatgtattaaatatcaaattttgatgatattattgtgaatatagtaatttatatataagctaTTTTCGTGggacctttttttaaatttttaatccttagctataaaagttgaacattttataaatgtttaactaaaaataataattgaattttaaatttgatatattttgtcgaaattcgaacttgaaatgcttataaaaaaattgtgcctatgtattttcaatgtttttcaattgctactgtaacaatatatcaggagccttgcattacattttcacacttttttatcCGAcagataaatttttattgatatttatagaaaaaattgaaaactgacaatgtccgtaaacaggtcaaaaggagtcaaaatattttcaaaattttatggtgtatagaaaatgaaaatataaacattcagtggaattttcaaatatctaaaatgtatcaaatatcttcaaatatctgtaaaaatataaatttcaaatgctcataaaaatttaattcgacttgcttgtagacatttttttttttgaaaaaggtagacaatatcatgaggaatcttgtattacattttcaaatcttaaatttaaaaagaaaaatgtttacgaattcttaactcaaaataatttcgcgatctgcctttgaaacaatatactaggagccttgtattaaattttcaagtatttttactcaacaaataaagttttattgatattcgtagaaaaaaaaacttttaaaattggaaacttaaaatgtccttatatagttcaaaacaaatcaaaattttttgaaaatttatcatgtatagaaaatggaaatataaacaaccagtgaaaatttcatgtatctacggtcgtttgttttaaagttacaccaaaaaccaaaatcaattttctcgaaaacagattttgcgtaaaaattcccgtttttccttaatttttcttttgtttttcacggcgattttgaaaacttctggaaaaattttacttttgactccccaaagtaccaactagattcactttcctaaaATGTTTCCCACttgcaaaatcaatacattcatcgtccCACTCAAAAGCtaaaacaagtataatattgtgttttacacTTTTCTACATAAAAGTATACTATTTCATACATACTAAACcctgtttatttaatttttagtcaaTTTATTTCGTACAATTATAgcttttataaaacattaaatctataatttaaatttaatagaaaattaaaaatcatcatacattataaaaaaatatttacataacacttataaaaagagaaaaaaaattatgcgtGCTAACAAGTTTAAAAATGAGGTGGCCTAATAATGGTTACTACACTTGTAGATTGTCGTGCTACATTCATTCGCGCGTCTAGCATGTTCCAGGTATCGGAAATGGGGTTGTAAAATTCTACAGAATCATAATGAGTATCTCCGTCCAGTCCTCCGATGACATACAATAAACCATCTAATGCAACTACAcctagatttaaaaaatgatataattcaaaaaatttaaatttgtgagataatttagaattattcTACGAAAAGTTACCTGGACTTTGTCTAGGGAAATTCATGTCTGCAATGGAAGTCCAAGCTCCTGTACTTGGTCTGTATGCTTCTACACTTTTCAGACTTTCTCTTTCATCATAACCACCTATAGCATATAGCACACCATCCAAAACGCCTACACCCAAACCAGATCGACATTTACACATTTCTGCGAGTGGGGTCCATGTATCAAGATTGGGATGATAACATTCAACAGAGTTTAACGTATCTcctaataaatgattaattccACCATAACCTCCTATctacaaaatttaattagaacAATTAGCAGAATAAAAATCTCATGccacgaaaaaaaaaccttggattacaatataatttaaatgcatttttcaataagtgattgaattaatatttatgaaacgttgaataattacaacatattttttttaattacaaacctatatttattatttatatcaaattaaatattgtataagtacaacaattttctataaaacaattaggctatatttattattgttagaatatacactgaataatatttaatttactttagatCGACGTTTACACATTTCTGCGACTGGGGTCCATGTATCAGACTGGGATGATAACATTCAACAAAGTTTAATCCCTCTCCTGAATCATCCCAACctcctacctacataatttaattaaatcaaaaagcgGAACAAAAATtaccatattttttcaattacaaaccTATACTTACTTACTAttcatacataattaataaatcaaatataatattttgtttaagtttAGTAATTATTGGAGTTGACAAATCGAGCTTGATGAAGTAATACAgaaacattatttaatgaaaattaatatcttgagctatatttaatattgaagttaacattgaaattaatttaatttacttttatatatactagattattattttcaaacattaacaatattaataactaataagtacctaatgtcGGTAACATTAAtcagctttttattttttatgttacataataaaaatgaaaactagtTTGGTTATTCCCTATATTACCTATCAGAGTTTTTATGCGTAACTcaattaaatgatttaactgtgtatacctataaacaaatatttatgataccattatatttttatcttgttaatttatcaaaatattttattttgtggatGTATTCCGTGATTATTATCGGGGGAATTGTTATATtccgattacaatattattacaaatgtattatatatttaaaatcataaaataaaatattagcttaccgcatataaaagattattcaaAACTCCGACCACTAAATCAAATCTTGTAGTAGACATACTAGATATCATACGCCATTTTTTAGTAGTACAGTCAAATTTTTCTGCACTATTTAATTGATTAGTACCATCATGTCCGCCAaccttgaatttattatataatttatatgtgcccatcttaataatataactaaataaataaataaatgtaaattatattaaaatataacttactgcataaagattattatttattacgccAACTCCTAATGCATGTCTTTTAACCAACATGGCAACAGTTGGTTTCCAACAAGGAGATTCTGAAAATAAATCTAGCACAACAACAGACCGATGAGACTTGCCCGAATTATAACCACccataaaaaacacaaaatgatCGTATAAAACAGCTAAACCAGCTTCATAACGAGGGTTTGTCATTTCTGGTCCAAAATTCCATCCGTTGGTTTTTGGGTCATACCATTCTGTTCTATATGCTGAACTAGATCTATACCCCGATCCACCAACCACAAAAATAacctgtaaaaattaaatcgataaaatatttgaaagaaaaataaattaaaatgaaatcatACTTTATCTCCAAGTCTAGGCTTATACCGGATGCATTCTGGAATAGTTATAACTCGATCTGGCTGATTACTCTTAAGAATATGAAATTGTAAAGCCTCATATATAAACtttttacctttaaaaattataaaaacataaaatataaattcattcaCAATAGAAGCATATTTACAGAAAAACTTACATTCCGGGCAATTATTAAGAAGAGGTTCTTTaactacttttaaatttatgtagTTTTTTGATGCTAAAGGTAAACGTACATGTTCCATTAATTTaggtaaattacattttctagaATCCAAATCATATTTTAGCCAACGAATAACACATTCAACtacctacaaaaataaataaggcTTTACTTAGAagacagttaaaaatatttgtggagttatataacttatagctACATCATTTCCCAGCAtaaaatttgtttcaataacatacaaaataca from the Acyrthosiphon pisum isolate AL4f chromosome X, pea_aphid_22Mar2018_4r6ur, whole genome shotgun sequence genome contains:
- the LOC107883139 gene encoding ring canal kelch homolog; this translates as MYREVVKGDDFLSLSSEEVVKFISSDELSVPSEEKVVECVIRWLKYDLDSRKCNLPKLMEHVRLPLASKNYINLKVVKEPLLNNCPECKKFIYEALQFHILKSNQPDRVITIPECIRYKPRLGDKVIFVVGGSGYRSSSAYRTEWYDPKTNGWNFGPEMTNPRYEAGLAVLYDHFVFFMGGYNSGKSHRSVVVLDLFSESPCWKPTVAMLVKRHALGVGVGGHDGTNQLNSAEKFDCTTKKWRMISSMSTTRFDLVVGVLNNLLYAVGGWDDSGEGLNFVECYHPSLIHGPQSQKCIGGYGGINHLLGDTLNSVECYHPNLDTWTPLAEMCKCRSGLGVGVLDGVLYAIGGYDERESLKSVEAYRPSTGAWTSIADMNFPRQSPGVVALDGLLYVIGGLDGDTHYDSVEFYNPISDTWNMLDARMNVARQSTSVVTIIRPPHF